The Spartinivicinus poritis genomic interval ACTTGCAAAAGCTAATATTCCTGCTGTTGGTTTTTTTACTGGTGCCGGTATTTTGCGGCCAGCACCCGGACCTGTCGTTAATTTTCGAGCAAGTTATATTCAAGAAACAGCCGCTGTAATAAACCAGGGAATTGCTAATGGACTAAAACCCAATGAAGTGTGTGCCTATGTACAAAATGATGCCTATGGGATGGCAGGTTTAGTTGGTATTCGTCAAGCACTTGCTGAACATAATGCAGATACTGATGTGTTAACCTTATACGATAAAATAATCAAAATGGAAGGAGTAATTCCAGCCAGAAATGGTATTGGGCCTATTGGCGTTTACCAAAGGAACACTAATAAAGTTCGTCCAGGTTATCAGTCACTCGTTGATTGGGAACAAAAAACCGGAAAAAATTGTAAGCTTGTCGTTACTGTTGGCGCCTACGGAAATATTGCTCATTTCGTTCGGGTGGCAAATGTTGTCAATAAAGAAAAATGGATTATTTCGGCTGTCTCATTTACTGGTGCTGATAATTATAAAGCAGACTTAACAAAGTACAAAGCAACAGAATGAGTATTGATGACCCAAATAGTTCCTTTACTCAATTCCAAACTACCAATTGTTGCCGAGGCTAAAAAAGCCTTAAAAAATGACTTTGGCTTTGTATCACTAGAGGGTTATATTGTCGGAAAAATGACACTGGCTATTCTTAGTAATATTAATGGAGAACTAACTCGTGAAAACTTTATGAAGCAAGTGCAAACCACCAAATTAAGCCTCGGGGGACTAACTATCGATTTTACCAGCAACCCTTATCAAGGTTCCAACCTGGTTATTGTTAGTCAGCTTAAGGATGAACATTATATACCTGCCACACCTGCTACTTGGCAAGCAATGATGAAATAGATAGGACTCTTGCTGTATATAATATGAATATATTAACCAAGGTCACTCTCTATAGTATTTTAAATATACTCATTATTCTTAGTGTGGCTGTTATTAGTTATACCCTCTCATCTAGATCAACTGAGAAGACTGTTGCAATTATTGAAGAAGAAGTTGATCCTATTCTTTCTGCGCAAAACCTTGATACTCACTTTACTCAAATCATGCTCTATGCCATTACTCATATGACATTAACTGAAGAGCAAAGCATGTTAGAGGTAGAACAAATTATTGAAGAGGAACGTCGTCTTTTTGAAAATTATGTAGATGACTACAGAAGTAATATAAAAAGTAGTCTCTTGCAAAAAAAGATAGATCATTACGTTGAAATAATTCATGAGATGGATACAACCATAGATCAAGCGATTCATTACAATAAAAATTTCGATCAAGAAGCAGGACTGAATTTATTACTTGGAAAAGGAAAGCTACAACTGGAAAGTGCTGGCGATTTAGTGTTACAAATGAAGAATATCCATCGCCTGAAAATTGATGAAAACAAACAAACGGTGTTAAACAATAATAAGGTTCTGGCCAAATCATTAGCGTTAATTGGCTGTATAACGTTAATTATTTATATTTCTCTTTTCATTTATATAAAAATAGTTTTTATAAAGCCAATAAAACAGCTGTCAAACATGGTAAAAATTGCCAAACAAGGCGACTTGACTTCAGTCGTTTCTGTATCAACAAAAGACGAAGTTGGCATGATGACTCAATCACTTCAAGAACTGTTTCATGATCGAATATCTCCTGTCATACGGAATACCCAATCACTAACAAACAGCCAAGCCCAACAAGCGAGTGAGTTTGCTCAAACCTTTACAGACATTGCTACAAGCTCAGAATCCCTTAAAATGCAATCAGGCAAAATATCAGATAGTTCTAATGTCATGGCAACCAATGTCATGTCAGTTGCCGATGCAACAGTCAGCACTTCTAAAAATATTAGTGAAGTCAATCTTTCAATAGAAAAGTCTGTGTCATTACTTAATAATCTAGATAAATTAACAAAAAACAGTGTAAAAGATATTGATGAACTAAGTGAAATATCAAAAAGTATTTACGATAGTATTCACCAAGTGACAAGACAAATGAACCAGTTTTCAAATGATATAAGTACGATTAATGCCTTGTCAGAGCACTCCAGTCAAGCAGCTACCCGTTCACAAGCAAGCGTCCAGTCAACACTTAAGGTACTCGGCGAACTCGAAAATGTAACAGATGAAATTTTTGGCTTCATTGACCAAATTGCTGAAATTTCCACACAAACCAATGTACTTAGCTTGAATGCAGCAATAGAAGCTTGTCAAACAGCTGATGATATGGGCGGGTTTAGAGTGGTTGCGGGCGAAGTAAAAAAGCTGGCAACCCAAACTCAGCAGGCCAATGTAAAACTGGCTACCCTGGTAAAAACAGCCCAAACCAGGTTAACTGTTGTCATGAAAAACTGTGATAATGCCTTTGACCGCTCCACAGAAGTCAATGAAAATAACCAAAAAATAGCTGAGATGATGGCACAACAAGCTGAAACCATAACCGTTGTTTCTAGAAATATAGAATCTATCTCAACGTCATGCACTAATGCAGACACAATTACCAATAGAGTAATTAATAATTTTAAAGAAATATCTCAGTCAGTCGAGAATAACTTTTTAGCCACGAAAACTATGAGTAAAAATGCCAGAGAATGTGAGAGCCATGTGATGGCAATAGTTGAGCTTATAAAACAAGCGTCTGAAGAAGCAACTTGTGTCAGCAAAAACCTAAAAAGTATTAATAAAGAAATTGTTGAGATTGATAGCAATGTTGTAGAAAGCCAACAAAGTGCTCAAGTCATGTTTGATGCC includes:
- a CDS encoding ABC transporter substrate-binding protein, coding for MRLIHCTLVLSITIANSTWATDPGVTDSQLIFGSVLALKGKAKGLGLGMQKGLNAALEEQTVKGKNIIIKYLNDFYEPRKSRNATITLIDQGIFLMIGNVGTPTAKVTLPLLAKANIPAVGFFTGAGILRPAPGPVVNFRASYIQETAAVINQGIANGLKPNEVCAYVQNDAYGMAGLVGIRQALAEHNADTDVLTLYDKIIKMEGVIPARNGIGPIGVYQRNTNKVRPGYQSLVDWEQKTGKNCKLVVTVGAYGNIAHFVRVANVVNKEKWIISAVSFTGADNYKADLTKYKATE
- a CDS encoding methyl-accepting chemotaxis protein, which encodes MNILTKVTLYSILNILIILSVAVISYTLSSRSTEKTVAIIEEEVDPILSAQNLDTHFTQIMLYAITHMTLTEEQSMLEVEQIIEEERRLFENYVDDYRSNIKSSLLQKKIDHYVEIIHEMDTTIDQAIHYNKNFDQEAGLNLLLGKGKLQLESAGDLVLQMKNIHRLKIDENKQTVLNNNKVLAKSLALIGCITLIIYISLFIYIKIVFIKPIKQLSNMVKIAKQGDLTSVVSVSTKDEVGMMTQSLQELFHDRISPVIRNTQSLTNSQAQQASEFAQTFTDIATSSESLKMQSGKISDSSNVMATNVMSVADATVSTSKNISEVNLSIEKSVSLLNNLDKLTKNSVKDIDELSEISKSIYDSIHQVTRQMNQFSNDISTINALSEHSSQAATRSQASVQSTLKVLGELENVTDEIFGFIDQIAEISTQTNVLSLNAAIEACQTADDMGGFRVVAGEVKKLATQTQQANVKLATLVKTAQTRLTVVMKNCDNAFDRSTEVNENNQKIAEMMAQQAETITVVSRNIESISTSCTNADTITNRVINNFKEISQSVENNFLATKTMSKNARECESHVMAIVELIKQASEEATCVSKNLKSINKEIVEIDSNVVESQQSAQVMFDAAKELNVLMAFFKV